A single genomic interval of Melitaea cinxia chromosome 18, ilMelCinx1.1, whole genome shotgun sequence harbors:
- the LOC123662414 gene encoding uncharacterized protein LOC123662414 has protein sequence METKTKTKLPQEGTCASGKGESLRASSDARCPFDSGEGTLCYCDSPHMGVDVVPGKGGDTTIAKNTDSDNSLRSGGSNEPSRPKAGLPSRDRKGRFLAKGKTGNRFAALGADESGTDMETAMGSSDRESLPKGRRKRPSSSTFASGRDGSDTEAEGAGLAKINTARRGKARGTTAGPSREKFLKPAPVRPESTNLFTDNESDVGSLIVDDVVALNAQELRARAGEGLAVILEVARKSGNLKGEFVAKLKRSATDLSEVVDAFASRTEADEVRRLRAENRRFRIEIEAMKTELKAMRRGFAEAKTEAAANAAAAAAAAANASVAGPPATLPVAAMLEEFKHSLTCSLGDMMNVRLAQIEERLPPAPSVRPALGVGGPRRPETAATTSAAPSTVAREETWATVVKRGKGKRKGKGKSSAPPSTPVVEGRTAAPAVKPTGKPAAASSARPAAKPTAKPTKQSGRPATKATVKAKFKAPKTAAVVVQLQPAAVEKGQTYDSIFRSAEDTVKLEELGIERILFRHTATGARMLEIPGSDKEEKADRLASRLREALSDVATVVRPVKTAQVRISGLDDTATPERVAAAVAKATSSDVGTVRVGAIRSGFGGMGSTVVTCPVSVAKALTEGGRLLIGWSSVRVSALEALPMRCFKCMGLGHTRPKCPASVDRGDLCFKCGNAGHKVASCPEKTPRCVVCAEGGKPSGHIMCGRRCRPATSKGKGALGTRAPRETASQTAADGVAPPAAAGEVEVVMSE, from the coding sequence ATGGAAACAAAGACTAAAACGAAACTACCCCAGGAGGGTACCTGCGCCTCCGGCAAAGGAGAATCCCTCCGTGCATCTTCGGATGCACGCTGCCCGTTCGATTCTGGGGAGGGCACCCTTTGTTACTGTGATTCGCCCCATATGGGCGTTGACGTTGTGCCCGGGAAGGGCGGTGACACGACTATTGCTAAGAACACGGACTCCGATAACAGTCTTCGGAGCGGCGGCTCTAACGAGCCCTCGCGCCCGAAGGCTGGTCTCCCCTCGCGAGATCGCAAGGGGAGATTCCTCGCGAAAGGGAAAACAGGAAACCGCTTTGCGGCTCTGGGCGCAGACGAAAGCGGAACTGATATGGAGACGGCTATGGGGTCCTCGGACCGGGAATCTCTGCCAAAGGGACGGCGGAAGCGGCCCTCATCCTCGACCTTCGCGTCTGGGCGTGACGGTTCGGACACGGAGGCCGAGGGCGCGGGCCTCGCTAAAATAAACACGGCGAGAAGGGGAAAGGCGAGAGGAACCACGGCGGGTCCTTCCCGCGAGAAGTTCCTCAAGCCAGCACCTGTCCGGCCGGAATCGACCAACCTATTCACCGACAACGAGTCCGACGTCGGCTCGTTGATCGTAGACGACGTCGTTGCGCTCAACGCGCAGGAACTCAGGGCGCGCGCGGGCGAGGGACTCGCCGTAATACTAGAGGTTGCCCGGAAATCCGGGAACCTCAAAGGCGAGTTCGTCGCAAAGCTGAAGAGGTCCGCGACGGACCTGAGCGAGGTGGTCGACGCCTTTGCCTCTAGGACCGAGGCCGATGAAGTAAGGCGGCTCCGAGCGGAGAACCGCCGCTTCAGGATCGAAATAGAGGCAATGAAAACGGAGCTGAAGGCGATGCGGCGCGGCTTCGCCGAGGCGAAGACGGAAGCGGCCGCtaacgccgccgccgccgctgccgccgctGCCAACGCCTCAGTCGCCGGTCCACCTGCGACACTTCCGGTGGCGGCCATGCTAGAGGAGTTCAAGCACTCCTTGACCTGCTCGCTGGGCGATATGATGAACGTCCGGCTGGCGCAGATCGAGGAGAGGCTGCCGCCGGCTCCGTCGGTCCGCCCCGCACTGGGAGTTGGTGGACCTCGACGCCCTGAGACGGCGGCCACtacgtcggcggccccctccaCGGTTGCCCGGGAGGAAACCTGGGCAACAGTGGTTAAAAGAGGGAAGGGCAAGAGGAAGGGGAAAGGGAAGTCCTCCGCCCCTCCATCCACACCTGTAGTCGAAGGCCGGACTGCCGCCCCTGCGGTGAAGCCGACTGGCAAGCCAGCCGCGGCGTCGTCCGCGCGACCGGCCGCCAAGCCGACCGCCAAGCCGACCAAGCAGTCCGGAAGGCCGGCAACAAAGGCGACGGTTAAGGCCAAATTCAAGGCCCCGAAGACTGCGGCAGTAGTCGTCCAGCTGCAGCCGGCGGCTGTAGAGAAGGGTCAAACTTACGACTCCATCTTCCGGTCGGCTGAAGACACCGTGAAATTGGAGGAACTGGGGATCGAGCGCATCCTCTTCCGTCATACGGCGACGGGAGCGAGGATGCTCGAGATCCCCGGTTCCGACAAAGAGGAGAAGGCCGACCGGCTCGCCAGCCGGCTCAGGGAGGCCCTCTCGGACGTGGCCACCGTCGTCAGGCCCGTTAAGACCGCGCAGGTGCGCATCTCGGGCCTGGATGACACGGCCACTCCCGAGAGGGTGGCGGCGGCGGTCGCGAAGGCGACATCGTCCGACGTCGGCACGGTGAGGGTCGGGGCGATCCGCTCCGGCTTCGGCGGCATGGGCTCCACCGTCGTAACCTGCCCCGTCTCGGTTGCGAAAGCGCTGACCGAGGGGGGCAGGCTACTGATCGGCTGGAGCTCGGTGCGAGTGTCGGCCCTGGAGGCGCTCCCCATGCGCTGCTTTAAGTGCATGGGGTTGGGCCACACGCGCCCGAAGTGTCCGGCGTCTGTCGACAGGGGCGACCTCTGCTTTAAATGCGGGAACGCGGGGCACAAGGTCGCCTCCTGCCCGGAGAAGACACCGCGCTGCGTGGTGTGCGCCGAGGGAGGTAAACCCTCGGGGCACATCATGTGCGGCCGCAGGTGCAGGCCTGCGACCTCGAAAGGAAAGGGGGCCCTCGGAACCCGGGCCCCCCGAGAGACCGCAAGCCAGACAGCCGCAGACGGCGTTGCCCCCCCGGCCGCGGCGGGGGAGGTGGAGGTTGTGATGTCTGAGTAA